In Streptomyces sp. NBC_00569, a single genomic region encodes these proteins:
- a CDS encoding PP2C family protein-serine/threonine phosphatase, with the protein MLLAAVVIDLAWPEANTLPLLAAVSVTAAPMFSLAWTVTSGVAACVAGALLAVREGHIALSARSDVIGLTTIGVLTVVAALLNRMFAREREQLRTSRQVAEAVQRAVLPVMPDRVRGLAVATRYRAAQEEALIGGDLYAVHDTPYGVRTVIGDVRGKGMQAVTMVNTLLGSFHAAALQLPDLPDVVRGVEVQLQDVKRRQADAPYEDFVTAVVVEISPDHSVLRMANRGHPAPLMVHQGKVTVLEPQEPSLPLGLGDLAGPDVPVDQFELPPGATLVMFTDGITEARDQYGTFFDPVPPLTGPLPSNPGAVLDAMLTALSRHTKELEDDVAAIAITRVPVSSVGQGPSATPQVGGS; encoded by the coding sequence ATGCTTCTCGCCGCGGTGGTCATTGACCTCGCCTGGCCGGAAGCCAACACCCTTCCCCTCCTGGCCGCTGTCTCCGTGACCGCAGCACCGATGTTCTCCCTGGCCTGGACGGTCACCAGTGGTGTGGCGGCCTGCGTGGCCGGTGCGCTCCTAGCTGTTCGCGAAGGCCATATTGCTCTGTCCGCCCGTTCGGATGTCATTGGGCTCACGACCATCGGTGTCCTGACTGTCGTCGCGGCCCTCCTCAATCGGATGTTCGCACGCGAGCGGGAACAGCTGAGAACGTCCCGCCAGGTGGCGGAGGCCGTCCAACGCGCGGTGCTACCGGTAATGCCCGACCGCGTCCGAGGACTGGCCGTCGCCACCCGGTACCGGGCTGCCCAGGAAGAGGCCCTGATCGGCGGCGACCTCTACGCGGTCCACGACACCCCCTACGGCGTCCGCACGGTGATCGGCGACGTCCGCGGCAAAGGCATGCAGGCGGTCACCATGGTCAACACCCTGCTGGGCTCATTCCACGCGGCTGCCCTTCAGCTGCCCGACCTGCCCGATGTCGTCCGAGGCGTGGAAGTGCAATTGCAGGACGTCAAGAGACGCCAGGCCGATGCGCCGTACGAAGACTTCGTGACCGCCGTTGTCGTCGAGATCTCCCCCGACCATTCTGTGCTGCGCATGGCGAACCGGGGCCACCCGGCGCCGCTGATGGTCCACCAAGGCAAGGTGACCGTTCTGGAACCGCAGGAGCCATCACTGCCGCTGGGCCTGGGCGACCTGGCCGGGCCTGATGTCCCGGTGGACCAGTTCGAGCTGCCCCCCGGCGCCACGCTCGTGATGTTCACCGACGGCATCACCGAAGCCCGCGACCAATACGGCACCTTTTTCGACCCCGTCCCACCGCTGACCGGTCCCCTTCCCTCAAACCCCGGCGCCGTACTGGACGCCATGCTCACCGCTCTGTCCCGGCACACCAAAGAACTCGAAGACGATGTCGCGGCCATCGCGATCACACGTGTCCCAGTCAGCAGCGTCGGACAAGGCCCTTCTGCCACACCGCAGGTAGGTGGATCGTAG